GGTGACGGCGGCGGCGTCGAGTTCGCTTTCGACCGACATGGGGGCGGGGAGTCCTTCCGGAGGCTTCGCGCACCACGCTAGGACCGGGCGCCGCGCTCCGCATGACAGATCAAGCCGCCTTCCACGCGACAGATCAACCTGTCGTGCAGGCGCCCCGGTGTCCTGTTTAGCTCATCCCAACGCCACGCAGTCGGGAGGCACGATGACGCTGGTTTCCAGGGCACCCCACGCCGCGCCGCCGGCGGTCGGCGACGAGCTGCTGCCCCGGCTGCACCGCGAGCTGGAGGACTTCCTCGCGCGGGCACCCGACACCGCGCCCGAGCTGGCCGGGGCACTGGCCGACCTGGTCCTGGCCGGTGGCAAGCGGGTGCGGCCCACGTTCGCCTGGTGGGGCTGGCGCGCGGCGGGCGGCGAGGCCGAGGGACCCCGCGCCGACGCGGCGGTGCGGGCGCTGGTCGCGCTGGAACTGCTCCAGGGCTGCGCGCTGGTGCACGACGACGTGATGGACCGCTCGGCCACCAGGCGCGGCAGGCCGACCGCGCACGTGGCGTTCGCCACCCGCCACCACCGCGGCCGCTGGGCGGGCGACTCCCGGCACTACGGCGACAGCGCCGCCGTCCTGGTCGGCGACCTGGCCCTGGCGTGGGCGGACGACGCGCTGGTCACCGCCGGCCTCGACCCCGCCGCGCTGGCCCGCGCGTGGGTGCCGTGGCGGGCGATGCGCACCGAGATGATCGCCGGGCAGCACCTGGACCTGCTGGCGGGCGCCCGGCGCGAGGAGTCGCTGGAGCGGGCGCTGCGCGTGGCCCGGTTCAAGACCGCCGCCTACACCGTGGAGCGGCCGCTGCACCTCGGCGCGGCGCTGGCGGACGCGCCGCCGCACCTGGTGGACGCCCTGCGCTCCTACGGCCGGGACGTCGGGGTGGCGTTCCAGCTGCGGGACGACCTGCTCGGCGTGTTCGGCGACACCGCGGTCACCGGCAAGCCCGTCGGCGACGACCTGCGCGAGGGCAAGCGCACCGCGCTGATGGCGCTCGCGCTCGGCCTGGCGCGCACCGCCGACCGCCCGCACGCGGCGCGGCTGCTGCGGGACTGCCTGGAGGGGCAGGGCGTCACCGAGCGGACCGTGGCCGAGGTGCGCGAGCTGCTGCGGGACCTGGGCGCCGTCGCCGCGGTGGAGGAGCGGATCGACGCCCTGGTCGCGAGCGCCGGGCAGGCGATCGACCGGGTGGACCTGGCCGGGCAGGCGGGCCCCGCGCTGACCGCGCTGGCCGCCGGGGCGACCGGGAGGCACCGGTGAGCGCGCGTGTGGTGAGGGGGCGGACCGACTCGGTCGTGGTGGTCGGCGCCGGGCTGGCGGGGCTGTCCGCCGCGCTGCACCTGAGGGGCGCCGGGCACGAGGTGACCGTGGTGGAGCGGCTGCCGCACCCCGGTGGGCTGGCCGGGCGGCTGGACGTGGCCGGGCACCGGATCGACACCGGTCCGACCGTGCTGACCATGCCCGAGCTGGTGGACGAGGCCCTGGCCGCGGTGGGCGACCGGCTGGCCGACCGGCTGGAGCTGCTGCCGCTGCACCCGGCCTACCGGGCGTGCTTCGCCGACGGCAGCGCGCTGGACGTGCACACGTCGGCCGAGCAGATGGAGGAGGCGGTCCGCGAGTTCGCCGGCGGGCGGGAGGCCGCCGGGTACCGGGAGCTGCGGGCGTGGCTGACCCGGCTGTACGAGGTGGAGCGCGAGCGGTTCATCGGCGCGAACTTCGACAGCCCGCTCGACCTGCTCGGGCTCGACCTGGCCGCGCTGGTCCGCCTGGGCGGGTTCGGGTCGCTGGACCGCGCCGTGGGCCGGTTCCTGCGCGACCCGCGCCTGCGGCGGGTGTTCACCTTCCAGGCCCTGTACGCGGGGGTGGCGCCGCGCGGCGCCCTGGCCGCCTACGCGGTGATCGCCTACATGGACACGGTGGCGGGCGTGTGGTTCCCGCGCGGCGGGATGCGCGCCGTGCCGCAGGCCATGGCCGACGCCGCCGCGGACGCGGGCGTGCGGTTCGCCCACGGGTGCGAGGCCACCTCGCTGGAGGTGCGCGGCGACCGGGTGCGGGCCGTGGTCACCGACCGGGAGCGGTTCGCCTGCGACGCGGTCGTGCTGGCCGGCGGGCCCGCGCAGACCACCCGCCTGCTGCACCGCCGGCCGCGCCGCCCGGTGCCGCTGCGCTGGTCGCCGTCGGCGGTGGTGGTGCACCTGAGCGGGCCGCGCGTCGACGGGTACGCGCACCACACCATCTCCTTCGGCGACGCGTGGGACCGCACGTTCGACGAGATCATCGACCGGGGCGAGCTGATGACCGACCCGTCGCTGCTGCTCACCACGCCCACCGCGACCGACCCGGGGCTGGCACCGGCGGACCGGCACCTGCACTACCTGCTGGCGCCGTGCCCGAACCTGGACGCGGGCCCGCTGGACTGGGACCGGCTGGGGGAGGGCTACGCCGACCGGCTGGTGGGCGAGCTGGTGCACCGCAAGCTCATCGCCTCGGCGGACGACGTGACGCGCCTGTCGCTGACCACGCCGGACGACTGGGCCCGCGCCGGGCAGGCCGCCGGCACCCCCTTCTCGGCGGCGCACACCTTCGCCCAGACCGGCCCGTTCCGGCCCCGGAACCTGCCCTTCCGCGACGGCAACGTGGTGCTGGCGGGCAGCGGGACCACGCCGGGCGTGGGCATCCCGCCGGTGCTGATCTCGGGCCGGCTGGCCGCCGCCCGCCTGCACCGGCGGCCCTGACGGGGCACCCGCCTCCGACGGGCCGTCACAGCCCGGACAGGAACTCCAGCAGCGCGCCGTTGACCTCCCGCGGCCGCTCCTGCTGCGTCCAGTGCCCGCACCCGGCCAGGTGGTGCACCGACCGCAGGTTCGGCACCAGCCGCGGCAGGGCGTCCGCCGGCATGAAGCCCCGCACCACGTCCTGGTCTCCGTCGATGAACATGCCGGGCGGGGTGATCACCGCGCCGTCCCACGGCGCGGTGAGCTCCCAGTTGCGGTCGATGTTGCGGTACCAGTTCAGGCCGCCGGTGAAGCCGTTGCGGCGGTACTGGTCCACGAAGGCGTCCACGTCGGCCTCGGTGAGCCAGGGCGGCAGCACCCTGGGCTCGGCGAACCGGTCCAGGAAGCCCGTGGCGGGGGAGTCCGGCGCGGTCCCGCCGTCCGGTGCCCGGCCCAGCACCCGGCGGAACGTCGCGCGCGGGTCGCGGCCCAGCTCGGCGTCGGCGACCCCCGGCCGCTGGAAGTACAGCTGGTAGAAGTCGTCGCCGAACTGCTCGCGCAGCAGTCGCAGCGGGGGTCGGGACGCGCGCGGCACCGCCGGGACGCTCAACCCGACCACGCCGCGCACCAGGTCGGGGCGCATCAGCGCGGTGTGCCAGGCGACCGGGGCGCCCCAGTCGTGCCCGACCACCACGGCCTCGCGCTCGCCCAGCGCCGCGATCAGCCCGACCACGTCGCCGACCAGGTGCAGGATCGTGTAGGCGTCGACGTCCTCCGGCCGGTCCGTGCCGCCGTAACCGCGCTGGTCGGGCGCGACCACCCGGTACCCGGCCTCGGCGAGCGGCCCGAACTGGTGGCGCCAGGAGTACCAGCTCTCCGGGAAGCCGTGCAGCAGCAGGACCAGCGGGCCCCGGCCCTGCTCGGCGACGTGCATCGTGATGCCGTTGACGGATAACTCGCGGTGCTGCGGCAACGTCGTCCCCCTCGGTGTCGCCACGAGCGTATCGCCGGCGGAACGCGGTGGGCCGGACTCGCGCCGGCCCACCGCGTGTCACTCCGAGCGCGGCGTCACCTCGGCGTGGGCGGCTCGGGCGTGGGCGGCACCGGCGGCTCCGTGCCCGGCCCCGGTTCGGGCCGGGGCGTGTCGGGAATCGGCTCGGGCACGGGCACGGGCGGCGGCTCGGGCGGTTCCGGATGGACCATGACGACCTCCCTTCGCCGCGGGGCTACCCGGCCGGCGGACCACTCAGACGTGCACCGCCGCACGGCACCGGAGCAATCCCGCAACACCTTCGGGTGACCCCCGTCCGGGGCGGCCCGCGATCCCGCTACCGTCCCGCGGAGGAGGGAACATGCCTGCCGCCGAGCACGAACCGGGCACGGTGCTCGACCACCGCCGCCTGCCCGCGGAGCTGTGGCCCGACCACGCCGCCGAAGCCCTCCAGGTCCTCTACCAGGGCCTGGGCTACGACGGCTCCGGTCGCGCGGTCAGCGGCTCGGTCTTCCT
This portion of the Saccharothrix syringae genome encodes:
- a CDS encoding polyprenyl synthetase family protein, whose product is MTLVSRAPHAAPPAVGDELLPRLHRELEDFLARAPDTAPELAGALADLVLAGGKRVRPTFAWWGWRAAGGEAEGPRADAAVRALVALELLQGCALVHDDVMDRSATRRGRPTAHVAFATRHHRGRWAGDSRHYGDSAAVLVGDLALAWADDALVTAGLDPAALARAWVPWRAMRTEMIAGQHLDLLAGARREESLERALRVARFKTAAYTVERPLHLGAALADAPPHLVDALRSYGRDVGVAFQLRDDLLGVFGDTAVTGKPVGDDLREGKRTALMALALGLARTADRPHAARLLRDCLEGQGVTERTVAEVRELLRDLGAVAAVEERIDALVASAGQAIDRVDLAGQAGPALTALAAGATGRHR
- the crtI gene encoding phytoene desaturase family protein — protein: MSARVVRGRTDSVVVVGAGLAGLSAALHLRGAGHEVTVVERLPHPGGLAGRLDVAGHRIDTGPTVLTMPELVDEALAAVGDRLADRLELLPLHPAYRACFADGSALDVHTSAEQMEEAVREFAGGREAAGYRELRAWLTRLYEVERERFIGANFDSPLDLLGLDLAALVRLGGFGSLDRAVGRFLRDPRLRRVFTFQALYAGVAPRGALAAYAVIAYMDTVAGVWFPRGGMRAVPQAMADAAADAGVRFAHGCEATSLEVRGDRVRAVVTDRERFACDAVVLAGGPAQTTRLLHRRPRRPVPLRWSPSAVVVHLSGPRVDGYAHHTISFGDAWDRTFDEIIDRGELMTDPSLLLTTPTATDPGLAPADRHLHYLLAPCPNLDAGPLDWDRLGEGYADRLVGELVHRKLIASADDVTRLSLTTPDDWARAGQAAGTPFSAAHTFAQTGPFRPRNLPFRDGNVVLAGSGTTPGVGIPPVLISGRLAAARLHRRP
- a CDS encoding alpha/beta fold hydrolase, yielding MATPRGTTLPQHRELSVNGITMHVAEQGRGPLVLLLHGFPESWYSWRHQFGPLAEAGYRVVAPDQRGYGGTDRPEDVDAYTILHLVGDVVGLIAALGEREAVVVGHDWGAPVAWHTALMRPDLVRGVVGLSVPAVPRASRPPLRLLREQFGDDFYQLYFQRPGVADAELGRDPRATFRRVLGRAPDGGTAPDSPATGFLDRFAEPRVLPPWLTEADVDAFVDQYRRNGFTGGLNWYRNIDRNWELTAPWDGAVITPPGMFIDGDQDVVRGFMPADALPRLVPNLRSVHHLAGCGHWTQQERPREVNGALLEFLSGL